TGCTAGCTAACTCCTTTTTCGAAAAAATAATGGTAGAGAATAGAAAAAGAAATTATTTAAGGAAATATGGTAATATTTAAATAAAAAGGGGATGAGCTTATGAAGGTAAAAGTTCACTTTCCATCTGTATATTTTTTAATTGAACCCAATATAGTTGCTGTTTATAAAATCAAATCACTTGAATATGTCAATTTAACAGATGTAATCAATATAGGTGAATGGGAGGCTTATGAACTACAGCATTCTCATCAATTTGAAGTGTTTAATCATGATAAGAGTAGACCCTCAGAGAATCCTTGGAGTTTCTATCTTGAGCAGGAGGAACTTTATACTATCGTAGAAATTATAAACGGTGCCATTCAACAGCAACGTTCTGGATCACATTATGAATCCATAACGCCTTCTTCTCAGATGGTTCATATTGCTTGCTCAGAATCAGCAGCAGGGTCACTAAGGGTGGCACTTGCTCCCCAAAGACATATTATTGCATTTCCTGATGACCTCTCTATCGGTCCAGTGTGCCAGTTAGAAGCCAAGTTAGGGCAAGTTTTCCGTAAAGAATGGCTATTTGAAAATATTAATAATGAGCAGGATGATCATGTGGAATTTAATAAGTTTGTAAATACTTTGCGTGAAATAGACGATATTCCTATTCATATTCCTATTTACATTTGGGTTGGAAACAATGCGAATGAACAGTGTCTTTTACGATTCTTTCTTTATTTATTAAACGATAAAGCAAACGAAATCTATCTAATGCAAACCTCTGAGCACAATAAATATGGATATACAGGGCATCTTTCATCGCTGCAATTAAGCCAGCTCTTTATGAATAGTGAAAACAAGCCTTTAACTGTTCAGGAGAGACTATCTCTTCAAAAAGAATGGAAACATTTATCACAAACGAGGAATGTATTGCGACGATGGGTGAATGGGGAAATAATAAGTGTATCAGAAGATTATTTTGATGCATTGATTATAAATACGATCACGAAACTACATAAGGAACAAACAATGAAGGATTTTATTAAGACAGGAATTGTAATTGCAGAATTGATATCTCAGATGGACGAGTGTCCGAATCTCTTCTATTTAGAGTATAGAATTCGATTTTTAGTTTATAATGGAGTCCTTGCATTAAAAGGCATTCCCAAATCTATGAGACATTATAGTGTGAAACTGCGTGATTAATAAAAACCTCTTTTGTCAGGTGACAAAAAGAGGTTTCTCTTGTGCTAGGCAACGAAAGGTCTGTTCATACGCATTAAACCATAAATCATAAAGAATATTCCACCTGTTAAAAGTGTGAGAATAATGTATAGGACAGCCTTCCCAGCTTCGCCAGTCCATCTATAGAATAGACGGTAACTGAAGTATAAAATGAAGCCAGCAGCACCTAGTGATGCAATGATGCCGAGAAATGGAATAAACGAAACGATAATTAAACCCGCATAAATAAGCGTGTTTTTTAAAGCTGCAGCACGGACAGTCTCATTATCAACACCATCTGCAGTTAACAGGAAAAGGCTATAAACATTGATAAGTGGAATCCAAGCAATGTAAGCCATATCACCGAAGCCGTTTGTTTTAGAAGCCATAAAATAAATTAGTGCACTAATAACATATGCAATTAAACCTAATACAAGAGAGGCAATAATAATCAACAAAAGAAATCCGCCAAACGCCGCCGCATCATAATCATTGTAATAATAAGAATCATAGCTCATCGATAAAACCTCCCTTCAAAAAAATACTCCCTAATCATAACAATCCTAAAATGTTAAATCCATAATAATTTATAAGAAATATTTATGGAAATCGTATATTTGTACTAGAATAATTCCTTTTAGAAAGGCTATTATGATGATTTTTTGAGCGGAAACTGAATAAATTGCAAAAAAAATCCTTGGAAATATTGGTATACTAGTTTTGAAGATTCATTTTTTAAAATTGCAAGGTTAAGGAGGGATTTGCCTGTTACTAGTTGTTATTCTATGTGTATTGCTGTGCATTTATTTCATAGAAAAAAATTATCGTAAGAGTACCTATTATCAGCTGACTAAACATCATAGGTTATTAGTCAATGCGTATATTCCGAAAAGAAATTTGGATGAGTTAACAGAAATTGACCTACTTTATATTGATCGAACAGGCTTATACGTGTTGGAATCAAAAAATTATAGTGGTTGGATTTTTGGAAATGAAGCACGCCAGCAATGGACGCAAACAATGCCGAATAGGAAAAAAAATATCAATTTCGCCTTGGCGTAATTGCGTCCAGATTTTGAATTGTCCCCGCACAATTCGTTCCTTTAAAAATCCGTGACATCCCCGCCGGAGGCATTATCTTCATTTGCTGAATGAAGATAAATTTTTTAATCCAATCCGCCAAAATGCTATACATACCCGAGCTATTCAAGACTTTTTAAAGCTACCAAACAAAGCCATTCATTCGGTTATTGTTTTTGGTGAAAGCTGTACATTGAAAAAGGTGGAGATGACTTCCTCTAATGTACATGTTATAAAACGAGAAGAGTTAAAACGCTTTATCCAAGATCAACAAAAATCTGCTAGTCTAATTTTTTCTCAAGTAGATATTCAAGCCATTTACAATCAGTTATTACCACAAATGCAAATTTCCAAGGCAATGAAGAAAAAACATATTCGCACGATTCAGCAAAGATATGGAAAGCATTAGACGAAAAGGATTTCAAAAAGGAGCGATTATATGCCAATGTATAATAAATTAGTCCGTGATTTAATACCAGAAATAATAGAAGCGAGTGGCAAAAAATGTGTAACAAGAATAGTAGAGCAGGAAGAATATTGGGAAGAAATCAAAAAGAAAATGCAAGAGGAGGCTCTAGAATTTAAGGAGTCCGCTTCAGAAAAAGAGGCTATAGAAGAGCTATCAGATATATTAGAGCTAGTTTACGCGGCCATACATAAGCTTGGTGTTTCCTATGAACAATTGGAGCAAATTCGTGCTCAGAAGAAAGAACAACGCGGAGGGTTTTTTAAAGGGATTTATTTGATGGAAGTAGAGGAGTAGGTGAAAGTAACGTGTCACATGATTTAAGGGTCGGTGAAATACAGGA
This genomic stretch from Lysinibacillus pakistanensis harbors:
- a CDS encoding nucleoside triphosphate pyrophosphohydrolase; this translates as MPMYNKLVRDLIPEIIEASGKKCVTRIVEQEEYWEEIKKKMQEEALEFKESASEKEAIEELSDILELVYAAIHKLGVSYEQLEQIRAQKKEQRGGFFKGIYLMEVEE
- a CDS encoding DUF1835 domain-containing protein, which translates into the protein MKVKVHFPSVYFLIEPNIVAVYKIKSLEYVNLTDVINIGEWEAYELQHSHQFEVFNHDKSRPSENPWSFYLEQEELYTIVEIINGAIQQQRSGSHYESITPSSQMVHIACSESAAGSLRVALAPQRHIIAFPDDLSIGPVCQLEAKLGQVFRKEWLFENINNEQDDHVEFNKFVNTLREIDDIPIHIPIYIWVGNNANEQCLLRFFLYLLNDKANEIYLMQTSEHNKYGYTGHLSSLQLSQLFMNSENKPLTVQERLSLQKEWKHLSQTRNVLRRWVNGEIISVSEDYFDALIINTITKLHKEQTMKDFIKTGIVIAELISQMDECPNLFYLEYRIRFLVYNGVLALKGIPKSMRHYSVKLRD
- a CDS encoding nuclease-related domain-containing protein, with the translated sequence MLCIYFIEKNYRKSTYYQLTKHHRLLVNAYIPKRNLDELTEIDLLYIDRTGLYVLESKNYSGWIFGNEARQQWTQTMPNRKKNINFALA
- a CDS encoding nuclease-related domain-containing protein, with protein sequence MLNEDKFFNPIRQNAIHTRAIQDFLKLPNKAIHSVIVFGESCTLKKVEMTSSNVHVIKREELKRFIQDQQKSASLIFSQVDIQAIYNQLLPQMQISKAMKKKHIRTIQQRYGKH